From a region of the Nonlabens dokdonensis DSW-6 genome:
- a CDS encoding S9 family peptidase, with protein sequence MIKNCMILLAFVFISQSLTAQKNITVEDIYRGEFRTQGLQSLASLNNGTEYLVLNYNRDRTQTIDKYSYKTGEKVATLVNSADINLPIRDYILSDDEKQMMIISESNQIFRRSSYDKVHILNLETNKLTSLSDDLVRSPSFSPDGTKVAYVFENNLYYKDLASGAVIQATDDGVTNALINGVTDWVYEEEFAFVKAYEWSPNSEQIAFISFDESEVPEFSMDVYGNELYQKPYVFKYPKAGEKNAVVALHLFTLATGSRKEVSMGRNEEFYIARIKYSPNGKLAAQLLNRHQNVLNFFYVNPDGKASVAFTETDAAYVDVTDDLTFLEDGSFLWTSEKDNWRHIYLYDANGKEKRQITSGNWDVTSYYGYDTKSKRIYYQSTEDGSINRGIYSISLKAKKKKKLSSQIGTNRASFSKNFTYYINTYSSATTPPVYTLNNAKDGEKVREIKNNNDLKLKLNDYQVAQKEFSTININGNDLNMWTMKPNDFDPNKEYPLFMTQYSGPGSQSVANSWYGANDFWYSMLANEGYVVVCVDGRGTGYKGADFKKITQKELGKYEVEDQIAAAKKLGAMNYIDANRLGIWGWSYGGFMSSNCLFKGNETFSMAIAVAPVTNWRFYDSIYTERYMTTPQENASGYDENSPINHVDKLKGKFLLIHGSADDNVHVQNTMRMVEALVQANKQFDWAIYPDKNHGIYGGNTRVHLYNKMTNFIKENL encoded by the coding sequence ATGATCAAGAATTGCATGATTTTATTGGCTTTTGTATTTATAAGTCAAAGTCTTACCGCACAAAAAAACATTACCGTTGAAGATATTTATAGAGGCGAGTTTCGCACCCAAGGTCTTCAATCTCTAGCATCTTTAAACAATGGAACTGAATATCTCGTTCTCAATTATAATAGAGATCGCACTCAAACCATAGATAAATACAGTTACAAAACTGGTGAAAAAGTAGCCACTTTAGTAAACAGTGCCGATATTAATTTGCCAATAAGAGATTATATCTTGAGCGACGATGAAAAGCAAATGATGATTATCTCAGAGAGCAATCAAATCTTTAGACGTAGTTCCTATGATAAGGTTCATATCCTTAACCTTGAAACTAATAAATTGACTTCACTAAGTGACGATCTAGTAAGAAGTCCATCTTTTTCTCCAGACGGGACTAAAGTCGCTTACGTTTTTGAAAATAATCTTTATTATAAAGACTTAGCATCTGGCGCTGTGATTCAAGCAACTGACGATGGTGTAACTAATGCCCTTATAAATGGTGTAACAGACTGGGTTTATGAAGAAGAATTTGCTTTTGTAAAAGCTTATGAGTGGAGTCCTAACAGTGAGCAAATTGCTTTTATATCTTTTGATGAAAGTGAAGTGCCAGAATTCTCTATGGATGTTTATGGAAATGAGTTGTATCAAAAGCCTTATGTTTTTAAATACCCAAAAGCTGGAGAAAAGAATGCTGTTGTAGCGCTTCATCTTTTTACTCTTGCTACAGGTAGTAGGAAAGAAGTTTCTATGGGAAGAAATGAAGAGTTTTATATTGCGCGTATCAAATATTCTCCTAACGGTAAACTAGCTGCTCAGTTGCTTAATAGACATCAAAATGTATTAAACTTTTTTTATGTAAATCCTGATGGTAAAGCTAGTGTTGCTTTCACAGAAACTGATGCGGCCTATGTAGATGTAACAGATGATCTTACTTTTCTAGAAGACGGTAGTTTTCTATGGACAAGTGAAAAAGACAACTGGAGACACATCTATCTGTATGATGCAAACGGTAAGGAAAAACGTCAGATTACATCAGGTAATTGGGATGTAACTTCATATTATGGATATGATACAAAGTCTAAACGCATCTACTACCAAAGCACAGAAGATGGATCTATAAATCGTGGTATTTATTCTATATCGCTCAAGGCGAAAAAGAAGAAAAAACTATCTTCTCAAATAGGTACCAACCGTGCTTCTTTTAGTAAAAACTTTACCTATTATATAAATACGTATTCCAGTGCAACTACTCCACCAGTTTACACCTTGAATAATGCTAAAGATGGAGAGAAAGTACGTGAAATCAAAAACAACAACGATCTTAAACTTAAATTAAACGATTATCAAGTTGCTCAAAAAGAATTTTCTACGATTAACATTAATGGAAATGATTTGAACATGTGGACGATGAAGCCTAATGACTTTGATCCTAATAAAGAGTATCCATTATTCATGACTCAATACAGCGGTCCTGGATCACAATCTGTAGCAAATAGCTGGTATGGTGCAAATGACTTCTGGTACAGCATGCTAGCAAATGAAGGTTATGTAGTGGTTTGTGTAGATGGAAGAGGTACTGGTTATAAAGGAGCCGACTTTAAGAAAATCACTCAAAAAGAACTGGGTAAATATGAAGTAGAAGATCAAATCGCCGCTGCAAAAAAACTTGGCGCGATGAATTACATCGATGCAAATCGCTTAGGAATATGGGGCTGGAGTTATGGTGGTTTTATGAGCTCTAACTGTTTATTTAAAGGAAACGAAACTTTTAGTATGGCAATCGCTGTTGCTCCTGTTACTAATTGGAGATTTTACGATTCTATTTATACAGAGCGTTATATGACAACTCCACAAGAAAATGCAAGTGGTTATGATGAAAATAGTCCTATCAATCATGTAGATAAATTAAAAGGAAAGTTTTTGCTTATTCATGGTAGTGCAGACGATAACGTACACGTACAAAACACAATGAGAATGGTAGAAGCGCTGGTACAAGCAAACAAGCAATTTGACTGGGCAATTTATCCTGATAAAAACCATGGAATATACGGTGGAAACACAAGGGTTCATTTGTACAATAAGATGACCAACTTCATCAAAGAGAATTTATAA
- a CDS encoding hydroxymethylglutaryl-CoA reductase, degradative, translated as MQPVTGFSKLSKSQKIDWLVSNHLNDDATAKQTLTQYWNEDQKLQDLHDGFSENTVTNYYFPFGLAPNFLIDGDLITIPMAIEESSVVAAASKAAKFWLDRGGFKTQIKGTKKVGQVHLMYHGLSSEMDAFYAFAKAELLQSLEQINASMKKRGGGIQSLELVNKTKSLDGYYQLHATFETKDAMGANFINTTLEQLANTLRLKASEFKGFSSDAPEVIMSILSNYVPECVVNVSVSCKIDEIGTINGVTGAEFATKFVRAVDIATVEPFRAVTHNKGIMNGIDAVVIATGNDFRAVEAGVHAYASRDGQYRSLTRARIENDTFIFEADFPLALGTVGGLTSLHPLSKLALQILDNPNAEDLMKITAVAGLAQNFAALHSLVTTGIQAGHMKMHLANMLEQIGANDTEKESLRKEYSDKTPSFSSLRESLDLLRK; from the coding sequence ATGCAACCTGTAACTGGATTTTCAAAACTTTCTAAATCGCAAAAGATCGATTGGCTTGTTTCAAACCATTTAAATGATGATGCGACAGCAAAGCAAACCTTGACGCAATACTGGAATGAAGATCAAAAGCTGCAAGATTTGCACGATGGATTTAGCGAGAATACGGTAACTAATTATTATTTTCCTTTTGGTCTAGCGCCTAATTTTTTGATTGATGGTGATTTAATTACCATTCCTATGGCGATAGAAGAGAGTAGTGTAGTCGCAGCAGCAAGTAAAGCCGCTAAATTTTGGCTGGATCGTGGTGGTTTTAAAACACAAATTAAAGGCACTAAAAAAGTAGGGCAAGTACATTTGATGTATCATGGTTTGAGCAGTGAAATGGATGCTTTTTACGCTTTCGCGAAAGCGGAATTACTACAATCCCTAGAACAAATAAATGCCTCGATGAAAAAACGTGGTGGCGGAATCCAATCTCTTGAATTGGTGAACAAGACCAAAAGCCTCGATGGATATTATCAATTGCATGCCACTTTTGAGACCAAAGATGCGATGGGTGCCAATTTCATAAACACCACACTTGAGCAACTGGCAAATACGTTAAGATTAAAAGCTTCAGAATTCAAAGGTTTTTCTAGCGATGCGCCAGAAGTGATTATGAGTATTTTGAGCAATTATGTGCCAGAATGTGTTGTGAATGTATCGGTTTCTTGTAAAATCGATGAAATCGGAACGATCAATGGAGTAACTGGAGCAGAGTTTGCTACGAAATTTGTTAGAGCAGTTGATATCGCAACAGTTGAGCCGTTCCGAGCGGTCACGCACAATAAAGGAATTATGAATGGTATAGATGCTGTTGTTATTGCGACTGGTAATGACTTTAGAGCGGTAGAAGCTGGAGTGCATGCTTACGCTTCTAGAGATGGACAATACCGCAGTCTGACCAGAGCAAGAATTGAGAACGACACCTTCATCTTTGAGGCCGATTTCCCACTAGCATTAGGAACCGTAGGTGGACTGACTTCATTACATCCACTTTCTAAGCTGGCTTTACAGATTCTAGATAATCCTAATGCTGAAGATTTAATGAAAATTACTGCGGTTGCAGGATTAGCACAAAATTTTGCTGCCTTACACTCATTAGTAACGACAGGGATACAAGCCGGACACATGAAAATGCATCTTGCTAACATGCTGGAACAAATAGGAGCAAACGATACAGAAAAAGAATCTCTACGTAAAGAATACAGCGATAAAACACCTAGTTTTTCAAGTTTGAGAGAAAGTCTGGACTTACTGCGTAAGTAA
- a CDS encoding cupin domain-containing protein, protein MSVINLKQKLDLFQEQWTPKVIGELNGQHVKLAKLQGEFVWHDHKDEDELFYVIKGQLIIELRDQTITLNEGDMYIVPRGVEHKPIAKEEVHVLLFEPAAIKHTGNVEHKLTKDKLDWI, encoded by the coding sequence ATGAGTGTCATTAATCTAAAACAAAAACTCGATTTATTTCAAGAGCAATGGACGCCTAAGGTTATAGGAGAACTTAATGGCCAGCATGTAAAACTTGCTAAGCTTCAAGGAGAATTTGTATGGCACGATCATAAAGATGAGGACGAGCTTTTTTATGTGATAAAAGGTCAGCTTATTATCGAGTTAAGAGATCAAACCATTACTCTTAATGAAGGAGACATGTACATAGTACCTCGTGGTGTTGAACACAAACCCATTGCAAAAGAAGAGGTTCATGTACTACTTTTTGAACCTGCAGCAATAAAACACACAGGTAACGTTGAGCACAAGTTGACTAAAGATAAACTGGACTGGATCTAG
- a CDS encoding DoxX family protein — MKSYFTNRYILNAVLIICWLATAILGFNGFFKSHDLLTVSSINYQIGNGLTAILGAVAFTFPVIGLFVNVRIAKWLLITAVFVYTLLILFDLHRLTPYMIVYLGIFTSLILLKYDSSVLFTALLIIASGIYIFSGLHKLNAGFVTDIAPRLWFHSLPFSYNNSIGYSFAILETVAGLFLLIPLARKFASILLIVMHLIIIWKLGPWKLDWNYIVIPWNVMMIAVLIFLFRKSSFCKFKIGAARGLIITLGFFFWLLPAISQVTWIPENLSMMLYSGKSKSGYLIIEEKVDRFKSYDRTPENDKMLISLQQYSMEERGIAIHPEIEIYDEILENIKSKIPTADSIYYTNPKKLMEKL; from the coding sequence TTGAAATCTTACTTCACAAACCGTTATATTTTAAATGCTGTGCTTATCATTTGCTGGTTAGCAACCGCTATTTTGGGATTCAATGGATTTTTTAAATCCCACGACTTACTTACGGTTTCAAGTATTAATTATCAGATAGGTAATGGTCTAACTGCTATTTTAGGAGCAGTTGCTTTTACCTTTCCCGTTATAGGTTTATTTGTAAACGTAAGAATTGCAAAATGGTTGCTTATCACAGCTGTATTTGTTTACACCCTACTTATCCTTTTTGATCTACATCGTTTAACACCATATATGATAGTGTATTTGGGAATATTCACATCACTTATTCTTTTAAAATACGACTCCAGTGTGCTTTTTACCGCACTCTTAATCATTGCCTCAGGAATATATATATTTAGTGGTTTACATAAACTCAATGCTGGATTTGTAACTGATATCGCACCTAGGTTATGGTTTCATTCTTTGCCATTTTCTTATAACAATTCTATAGGCTATTCATTTGCTATACTAGAAACAGTAGCAGGGTTATTTTTATTGATTCCGCTTGCGCGAAAGTTTGCAAGTATCCTACTCATAGTCATGCATCTTATTATTATCTGGAAATTAGGCCCGTGGAAGCTGGACTGGAATTACATTGTCATCCCATGGAACGTGATGATGATAGCTGTACTAATATTTTTATTTAGGAAAAGCTCCTTCTGTAAGTTTAAAATAGGAGCTGCTAGAGGTCTAATAATTACCTTAGGCTTTTTCTTTTGGCTCTTGCCTGCAATATCTCAAGTTACATGGATTCCAGAAAATTTGAGTATGATGTTGTATTCAGGAAAATCAAAAAGTGGGTATCTCATCATTGAAGAGAAAGTAGATCGTTTTAAATCATATGATCGCACTCCCGAAAATGATAAAATGCTCATTAGCTTGCAACAATACTCCATGGAAGAACGTGGTATTGCTATACATCCAGAGATAGAAATTTACGATGAAATTCTAGAAAACATTAAATCAAAAATTCCCACAGCCGATTCTATCTATTACACTAACCCTAAAAAATTAATGGAAAAACTATGA
- a CDS encoding thioredoxin family protein, giving the protein MKKIIIIIAAVIVTACGSQKATTTKTNTSTSSTTVQKTREIAEVDGTIEASSNYVKDASGNLSGKVDKDAFMQEPFSSWFNSRMASYKADPETIEDLKVALKDVEIRAYMGTWCGDSKRETPQFYNILEAAYYDMDNLTMITVDRSKKKPVALVSDYNIIRVPTFIFYRNGTEIGRYVERPRESLEKDMLKIVTGQPYKHSYEN; this is encoded by the coding sequence ATGAAAAAGATAATAATAATTATAGCAGCTGTAATAGTAACAGCTTGTGGTTCCCAAAAAGCAACCACTACTAAAACGAATACCTCAACTTCTTCTACTACTGTTCAAAAAACTAGAGAGATTGCTGAAGTGGATGGAACCATAGAAGCAAGTTCTAATTATGTTAAAGATGCTTCTGGAAACCTTTCTGGCAAGGTGGATAAAGATGCGTTTATGCAAGAGCCTTTCAGTTCTTGGTTCAACAGCCGTATGGCATCTTATAAAGCAGATCCCGAAACCATTGAAGATTTAAAAGTTGCTCTTAAAGATGTTGAGATTAGGGCTTACATGGGAACCTGGTGCGGAGATTCAAAAAGGGAAACTCCACAATTTTACAATATTCTAGAAGCAGCCTATTACGACATGGATAATCTTACCATGATCACAGTAGATCGTTCAAAGAAAAAGCCAGTTGCGTTAGTATCTGATTATAATATTATAAGAGTTCCTACATTTATATTTTACCGTAATGGGACAGAAATAGGACGTTATGTAGAACGACCTAGAGAGTCTCTTGAAAAAGATATGTTGAAGATTGTTACTGGACAGCCTTACAAACATTCTTACGAGAACTAA
- the gpmI gene encoding 2,3-bisphosphoglycerate-independent phosphoglycerate mutase, producing MNKKTILMILDGWGITQDSKVSAIAQANTPFIDSLYKKYPHATLRTDGEHVGLPEGQMGNSEVGHMNLGAGRIVYQDLAKINKAIKDDTLKEEKVLVDALAFAKANSKKVHFLGLLSDGGVHAHIDHLKALLDVAQEQEVKDVFVHAFTDGRDVDPKSGAGHVQDLMSHIAGTNAQLASITGRYFAMDRDQRWERVKKAYDVIVHGMGAPTHDPVATVEENYANGTTDEFIEPIVVLNGTEPAGLVEEGDVIIFFNYRTDRGRELTQMLSQQDYHEQNTHALDLYYVTMTKYDDSYKNIKVIFEKDNLKNTLGEVLSNAGKTQIRIAETEKYPHVTFFFNGGQEEPFKGENRLMCNSPKVATYDLQPEMSIDCVENKIVPEIQKQSADFICLNFANPDMVGHTGSMEAAVKACEAVDQAAKAVITAAIDQDYTVIVIADHGNCEVMLNEDGSVNTAHTTNPVPIILVDKDLKEVKDGILGDIAPTVLKLIGVKQPIEMTQKSLI from the coding sequence TTGAATAAGAAAACCATACTCATGATTCTCGACGGTTGGGGAATCACACAAGATTCTAAAGTGAGTGCTATCGCTCAAGCTAACACACCATTCATAGATAGTTTATACAAGAAGTATCCTCATGCGACATTGCGTACCGATGGAGAACACGTCGGTCTTCCTGAAGGACAAATGGGAAATAGTGAGGTAGGACACATGAATCTTGGAGCTGGTAGAATTGTATATCAAGATCTTGCCAAAATCAATAAAGCCATAAAAGACGATACGCTCAAGGAAGAGAAAGTGCTGGTGGATGCTCTCGCTTTCGCGAAAGCGAATTCTAAAAAAGTACATTTCTTAGGATTACTATCTGACGGTGGTGTACATGCACATATTGATCATTTAAAAGCATTGCTTGATGTGGCGCAAGAACAAGAAGTTAAAGATGTTTTTGTACATGCTTTTACTGATGGTCGCGATGTAGATCCTAAATCTGGTGCAGGACATGTACAGGATTTGATGTCTCACATTGCAGGGACAAATGCTCAATTAGCCAGTATTACTGGTCGCTATTTTGCTATGGATCGAGACCAAAGATGGGAACGAGTGAAGAAAGCTTATGATGTGATCGTTCATGGAATGGGCGCTCCGACTCATGATCCTGTTGCCACAGTAGAGGAGAATTATGCAAATGGCACAACTGACGAATTTATAGAACCAATCGTGGTTCTTAATGGAACAGAACCAGCTGGACTTGTGGAAGAAGGAGATGTGATAATCTTTTTTAATTACCGAACCGATCGTGGTCGTGAATTAACTCAAATGTTATCTCAACAAGATTATCACGAGCAAAACACGCACGCGCTTGACTTATATTACGTAACTATGACTAAGTACGACGATAGTTATAAAAACATAAAAGTCATTTTTGAGAAAGACAATTTAAAAAATACGCTAGGAGAAGTTCTTTCCAACGCAGGAAAAACACAAATACGCATTGCCGAAACTGAGAAATATCCTCACGTGACTTTTTTCTTCAATGGTGGTCAAGAAGAACCTTTTAAAGGAGAAAATAGATTAATGTGTAACTCGCCTAAAGTTGCGACTTATGATTTGCAGCCAGAAATGTCAATAGATTGCGTAGAAAACAAAATTGTTCCCGAGATACAAAAGCAATCAGCAGATTTTATATGCCTAAATTTTGCAAATCCAGATATGGTAGGACATACTGGTTCTATGGAAGCAGCAGTAAAAGCTTGTGAAGCCGTGGATCAAGCAGCTAAAGCTGTTATTACCGCAGCAATAGATCAAGATTACACTGTAATTGTAATAGCAGACCATGGTAATTGCGAGGTAATGCTCAATGAAGATGGGTCAGTGAACACAGCGCACACGACTAATCCTGTACCTATTATTTTAGTAGATAAAGACCTGAAAGAGGTTAAAGATGGAATTTTAGGAGACATTGCTCCTACCGTATTAAAGTTAATAGGTGTTAAACAACCTATTGAAATGACTCAAAAATCCTTAATTTAG
- a CDS encoding BaiN/RdsA family NAD(P)/FAD-dependent oxidoreductase, whose translation MSKTHYNTIIIGGGAAGFFTAINLAEQTENHSIAILERGKDVLQKVRISGGGRCNVTHAQFEPKPLSLNYPRGEKELLGPFHSFMTGDTISWFEERGVELKIEEDGRMFPVSNSSQTIIDCFISLARKHHIDILTSQNVASIEKIESWQLKTKTETFTCDHLVVTAGSSPKVWQMMKKLDHTIVDAVPSLFTFNIVDKQITELAGIAIEARVEIPQLKLESQGPLLITHWGFSGPAILKMSAWGARELHDSGYKFDLVINWLNYISTKECFETLAAKRKKSKKQVGNEWLFDLPKRLWKYLVESISLTEKNWADCSNVDLQNLATLLTASTFTINGKSTFKEEFVTAGGVDLKEINFKNFSSKKQKNLYLAGEVLNIDAITGGFNFQNAWTGGWMIARAIARV comes from the coding sequence TTGAGTAAAACACACTACAACACCATAATTATAGGCGGCGGAGCAGCTGGATTTTTTACAGCTATTAACCTAGCAGAGCAAACCGAGAACCATTCTATTGCGATTTTAGAACGTGGAAAAGATGTCCTTCAAAAAGTACGTATTTCTGGTGGCGGAAGATGCAATGTCACTCATGCGCAGTTTGAACCGAAGCCTTTATCGTTAAATTATCCGCGTGGTGAGAAAGAATTGCTGGGACCATTTCATAGTTTTATGACTGGCGACACGATAAGCTGGTTTGAAGAACGTGGTGTAGAATTAAAAATTGAAGAAGATGGGCGCATGTTTCCCGTTTCTAATTCTTCTCAAACAATTATTGATTGTTTTATCTCGCTTGCGCGAAAGCATCACATAGACATCCTTACCAGTCAGAATGTAGCTTCCATTGAGAAAATAGAATCTTGGCAACTCAAGACTAAAACCGAAACCTTTACTTGTGATCATCTCGTAGTAACTGCGGGAAGCAGTCCTAAAGTCTGGCAAATGATGAAAAAGTTAGATCATACGATTGTAGATGCTGTACCATCACTTTTCACCTTTAATATAGTCGACAAGCAAATTACCGAACTCGCAGGAATCGCTATTGAAGCGCGAGTAGAAATACCTCAGCTAAAACTTGAATCGCAAGGACCTTTATTAATTACACATTGGGGCTTTTCTGGACCAGCCATATTAAAGATGAGCGCTTGGGGCGCACGAGAATTACATGATTCTGGTTATAAATTTGATTTGGTTATCAACTGGCTCAATTACATTTCTACAAAAGAATGTTTTGAAACTTTAGCCGCAAAAAGAAAAAAGAGCAAAAAGCAAGTCGGTAATGAGTGGCTGTTTGATCTTCCTAAAAGATTGTGGAAATACTTAGTAGAAAGCATATCTCTAACAGAAAAAAATTGGGCAGACTGTTCTAATGTGGACCTTCAAAATCTAGCTACACTTCTTACAGCAAGTACATTTACCATCAATGGCAAAAGTACCTTTAAGGAAGAATTTGTTACTGCTGGTGGCGTAGATCTAAAAGAGATTAACTTCAAAAATTTTTCTTCAAAAAAACAAAAAAATCTATATCTGGCTGGAGAAGTTTTGAATATAGATGCCATAACAGGTGGTTTTAATTTTCAAAACGCCTGGACTGGCGGCTGGATGATTGCGAGGGCGATTGCTAGAGTCTAA
- a CDS encoding transposase, with product MYHKIENDKYYHIFNQANGMIDIFKESRNYPFFIDKMEKHLTPVCEIIAFCLMKNHFHLVIKTKQEIEELKKSRAFANLFIGYAKAYNKVYNRSGSLFKKPFKRKLIESEVYLKNVILYVHCNPVKDGFVEDSISFPWSSYHEIIDDVKTFVDREFVLELFDDSTNFVAAHKAYQLNTSFLPTFE from the coding sequence ATGTACCATAAAATTGAAAACGATAAATATTACCATATTTTCAATCAGGCAAATGGTATGATCGATATCTTCAAAGAGTCTCGCAATTACCCTTTCTTTATTGATAAAATGGAAAAGCATTTAACTCCAGTTTGCGAGATCATTGCTTTTTGTCTAATGAAAAATCATTTTCATCTGGTCATCAAGACAAAACAAGAGATAGAAGAATTAAAAAAATCTAGAGCTTTTGCAAATTTATTTATTGGCTATGCAAAAGCCTACAATAAAGTCTACAACAGATCAGGCAGCTTATTTAAAAAACCATTTAAAAGAAAATTGATTGAATCAGAAGTCTATCTGAAAAATGTGATTTTATATGTTCATTGCAATCCAGTAAAAGATGGCTTTGTAGAAGATTCGATTTCTTTTCCATGGTCATCGTATCATGAAATTATAGACGATGTAAAAACATTTGTAGACCGCGAGTTTGTTCTAGAATTGTTTGATGATTCGACTAACTTTGTCGCAGCACATAAAGCTTATCAATTAAACACTTCATTTTTACCAACTTTTGAGTAA
- the proC gene encoding pyrroline-5-carboxylate reductase — translation MKVLVIGAGNMGLTYAEGMGDSMILGRKRLRIYDTDPNKIKTLQEENKFDIYTSLEDCLPQADIVFIAVKPYHSQDLFEEMQSLVRPDQLFVSLMAGVTIDTIQQGLKVSKVIRTMPNLPAKVGKGVTSYTGAKEVSRIELLTARHLLDTTGTSIHVETEKFIDASTGISGSGPAYVFYFMQSMLDAALKMGFSDYDSKVLVSNTFEGAIELFNQSDISPKSWINKVASKGGTTQAAIDSMDDNNVKQLIQDAAYAAFDRAVELGKEK, via the coding sequence ATGAAAGTATTAGTTATAGGAGCAGGAAACATGGGACTTACTTATGCCGAAGGAATGGGCGATTCCATGATTTTAGGGCGTAAAAGGTTAAGAATCTATGATACCGATCCTAATAAAATTAAAACGCTTCAAGAAGAAAATAAATTTGACATCTACACTTCATTAGAAGACTGTTTGCCGCAAGCTGATATTGTTTTTATAGCGGTAAAACCATATCATTCTCAAGATCTTTTTGAAGAGATGCAATCATTAGTTAGACCTGATCAATTGTTTGTATCTTTAATGGCTGGTGTTACAATAGACACAATTCAACAAGGTCTAAAAGTTTCTAAAGTAATAAGAACTATGCCTAATTTACCTGCTAAAGTAGGTAAAGGAGTAACTTCTTACACAGGCGCAAAAGAAGTGTCTCGAATAGAATTATTAACCGCAAGACATTTACTTGACACTACTGGAACATCTATTCACGTAGAAACCGAAAAGTTTATCGATGCCTCTACTGGTATTTCTGGAAGTGGCCCGGCTTATGTTTTTTACTTTATGCAATCTATGCTGGATGCAGCTTTGAAAATGGGCTTTTCAGATTATGATTCTAAAGTTTTAGTAAGCAATACTTTTGAAGGAGCGATTGAACTTTTTAATCAGTCTGACATTTCTCCTAAAAGCTGGATCAATAAAGTTGCCTCAAAAGGCGGGACAACTCAAGCTGCCATAGATTCAATGGACGATAATAATGTAAAGCAACTTATTCAAGATGCAGCTTACGCAGCTTTTGATCGAGCTGTAGAATTAGGGAAAGAGAAATAA